In Saccharothrix violaceirubra, the following are encoded in one genomic region:
- a CDS encoding aminoglycoside phosphotransferase family protein codes for MITAPADFAVDLGAEARRWRDTLPALATRYCSRWALTPDGDPMFGYVAAVLPVRRADGHPAVLKLTWLDEETRSEPLALATWNGDGAVLLLDHDDADGALLLERLDADHSLADEPIAAALAVIGGLVRRLTVPAPAGLRRVVVDDLAARNRELGTPVEPRVVDHAAGMGRELAASAAHLLVNEDLHYGNVLRASREPWLVIDPKPLSGDPEYGVIPLLWNRLAELDGERGLRDRRAAVVAAAGLDPDRTRAWTYYRAVVNHLWAVEVGDRAFADRLAAITRSTVERAA; via the coding sequence GTGATCACCGCACCGGCGGACTTCGCGGTCGACCTCGGCGCCGAGGCCCGGCGGTGGCGCGACACGCTGCCCGCCCTGGCGACGAGGTACTGCTCCCGCTGGGCGCTGACCCCCGACGGCGACCCGATGTTCGGCTACGTCGCGGCCGTCCTGCCCGTGCGCCGGGCCGACGGGCACCCGGCCGTCCTCAAACTCACCTGGCTCGACGAGGAGACCCGGTCCGAACCCCTCGCCCTGGCCACGTGGAACGGCGACGGGGCCGTTCTGCTGCTCGACCACGACGACGCGGACGGCGCACTGCTGCTGGAACGCCTCGACGCCGACCACTCGCTCGCGGACGAACCGATCGCCGCCGCCCTGGCCGTGATCGGCGGACTGGTCCGGCGGCTGACCGTGCCGGCGCCGGCCGGGCTGCGCCGCGTCGTGGTCGACGACCTGGCCGCGCGCAACCGGGAACTCGGCACGCCGGTGGAACCACGCGTCGTCGACCACGCGGCGGGCATGGGCCGTGAACTGGCCGCGTCCGCCGCACACCTGCTCGTCAACGAGGACCTGCACTACGGGAACGTGCTGCGGGCGAGCCGCGAACCGTGGCTCGTGATCGACCCCAAACCGCTGTCCGGCGACCCCGAGTACGGCGTGATCCCGCTGCTGTGGAACCGGCTCGCCGAACTCGACGGCGAACGCGGGCTGCGCGACCGGCGTGCCGCGGTCGTGGCCGCCGCCGGACTCGACCCCGACCGGACCCGCGCGTGGACGTACTACCGGGCCGTGGTGAACCACCTGTGGGCCGTCGAGGTCGGCGACCGGGCGTTCGCCGACCGGCTGGCCGCGATCACGCGGTCCACTGTGGAGCGGGCGGCATGA
- a CDS encoding magnesium transporter MgtE N-terminal domain-containing protein: MVVVNRVFAAQLAGLPVFGPDGESIGKVRDLVVGLRIDRQPPRVLGLVLELATRRRIFVPMLRVTTIEPNAVSLATGTVSLRQFHQRANEVLVVGELLDARVRMDSGAQAVLVDAAMEPTRTRDWRMTRVAVRERTGRLSRRGPVQVLAWEDLTGLSITELAGQPQGAQHLVALFETMRAADVALALHSLPSKRRYEVAEALDDERLADVIEEMAEEDQKDLLAHMDEERAADVLEAMNPDDAADLLAELPEPEKDRLLDLMEPEESAPVKRLLKYSYDTAGGLMTPEPVVLAPDATVAEALAHVRNPDLTPALASMVFVCRSPTATPTGRYLGCVHIQRLLREPPSDLVAGVLDTDMATLSPTASLGEVTRYFAAYNLVCGPVVDEAEHLLGAVTVDDVLDHLLPDNWRETGLTNA; the protein is encoded by the coding sequence GTGGTCGTCGTGAACCGGGTCTTCGCCGCTCAACTCGCCGGATTGCCCGTGTTCGGGCCGGACGGCGAATCCATCGGCAAGGTCCGCGACCTCGTCGTCGGACTGCGGATCGACCGGCAACCGCCGCGCGTCCTCGGACTGGTGCTCGAACTGGCCACCCGGCGTCGCATCTTCGTGCCCATGCTGCGCGTGACGACGATCGAGCCGAACGCCGTGAGCCTGGCCACCGGAACGGTCAGCCTGCGCCAGTTCCACCAGCGCGCCAACGAGGTCCTGGTCGTCGGCGAACTGCTCGACGCCCGCGTGCGCATGGACTCCGGCGCGCAGGCCGTCCTGGTCGACGCGGCCATGGAACCGACCCGCACCCGCGACTGGCGGATGACCCGCGTGGCCGTGCGCGAGCGCACCGGACGGCTCAGCCGGCGCGGACCCGTGCAGGTGCTGGCGTGGGAGGACCTGACCGGGCTGTCCATCACGGAACTCGCCGGGCAGCCGCAGGGCGCACAACACCTCGTGGCGCTCTTCGAGACCATGCGCGCGGCCGACGTCGCCCTGGCGTTGCACAGCCTGCCGTCCAAACGCCGGTACGAGGTCGCCGAAGCCCTGGACGACGAACGGCTCGCCGACGTCATCGAGGAGATGGCCGAGGAGGACCAGAAGGACCTCCTCGCCCACATGGACGAGGAACGCGCGGCCGACGTGCTCGAGGCGATGAACCCCGACGACGCCGCCGACCTGCTCGCCGAACTGCCCGAACCGGAAAAGGACCGGCTCCTGGACCTGATGGAGCCCGAGGAGTCCGCGCCGGTCAAGCGGTTGCTCAAGTACAGCTACGACACCGCCGGCGGTCTGATGACCCCCGAACCCGTCGTGCTCGCGCCCGACGCCACCGTGGCCGAGGCGTTGGCGCACGTGCGCAACCCCGACCTCACACCCGCACTGGCCAGTATGGTGTTCGTGTGCCGGTCGCCGACCGCGACGCCCACCGGCCGCTACCTCGGCTGCGTGCACATCCAGCGCCTGCTCCGCGAACCGCCGTCCGACCTGGTCGCGGGCGTGCTGGACACCGACATGGCGACTCTGTCGCCGACCGCGTCGCTGGGCGAGGTGACCCGCTACTTCGCCGCGTACAACCTGGTGTGCGGCCCCGTGGTCGACGAGGCCGAGCACCTGCTCGGCGCGGTGACCGTCGACGACGTCCTGGACCACCTGCTGCCGGACAACTGGCGGGAAACGGGGTTGACCAATGCCTGA
- a CDS encoding DUF1003 domain-containing protein produces the protein MPELLPRRRLDQPRQPARFRLSLDPEAFGRFSERLARFLGTGKFLFWQTLLVLAWITLNLVAVEYSWDPYPFILLNLAFSTQAAYAAPLILLAQNRQDDRDRVSLEEDRTRAAQTKADTEYLARELAALRLAVGEVVTRDYLRSELDRVLRKTRRRALKDSEVGS, from the coding sequence ATGCCTGAGCTGCTGCCACGACGCAGACTCGACCAGCCGCGCCAACCGGCCCGGTTCCGGCTCTCCCTGGACCCGGAGGCGTTCGGCCGGTTCTCCGAACGGCTGGCCCGGTTCCTGGGCACCGGAAAGTTCCTGTTCTGGCAGACGCTGCTCGTGCTCGCGTGGATCACGCTGAACCTGGTCGCGGTCGAGTACTCGTGGGACCCGTACCCGTTCATCCTGCTGAACCTGGCGTTCTCCACGCAGGCCGCCTACGCCGCACCGCTGATCCTGCTGGCCCAGAACCGGCAGGACGACCGGGACCGGGTGTCGCTGGAGGAGGACCGGACGCGGGCCGCGCAGACCAAGGCCGACACCGAGTACCTGGCCCGGGAACTGGCCGCGTTGCGGCTGGCCGTCGGCGAGGTCGTGACCCGGGACTACCTGCGCAGCGAACTGGACCGCGTGCTGCGCAAGACCCGACGGCGTGCGCTCAAGGACTCCGAGGTGGGGTCCTAG
- a CDS encoding MarR family winged helix-turn-helix transcriptional regulator, whose product MLSVTSWPVPETGSARLPTRTELGVWRSFLRAHARLTRVLEAELIAEQRLSLAAYDVLVQLAEAPRHRLRMTELADAVLLSRSGVTRLVDRLERAGLVLRERADGDGRGVVAVLTAQGVDRLRTAGGTHLTGVARHFGDVFDAAELERFGRSCAKLVDEGQV is encoded by the coding sequence GTGCTTTCCGTAACATCGTGGCCCGTGCCGGAAACCGGAAGTGCCCGGTTGCCCACCCGAACCGAGCTGGGGGTGTGGCGATCGTTCCTCCGCGCCCACGCGCGGCTCACTCGGGTCCTCGAGGCCGAGCTGATCGCCGAACAGCGCCTGTCCCTGGCGGCCTACGACGTGCTCGTCCAGTTGGCCGAGGCGCCGCGGCACCGACTGCGGATGACCGAACTGGCCGACGCGGTCCTGCTGTCGCGCTCCGGCGTGACCCGTCTCGTGGACCGGCTCGAACGCGCCGGCCTGGTGCTGCGCGAACGCGCCGACGGTGACGGCCGGGGCGTCGTCGCGGTCCTCACCGCCCAGGGCGTCGACCGGCTGCGCACCGCCGGCGGGACGCACCTGACCGGCGTGGCCCGCCACTTCGGCGACGTGTTCGACGCCGCCGAGCTGGAGCGCTTCGGCCGGTCCTGCGCCAAGCTCGTCGACGAGGGCCAGGTCTGA
- a CDS encoding Mrp/NBP35 family ATP-binding protein — protein MFPTADDVRKALAGVHDPEIKRPITELGMVKDVVVGKDGVVDVAVYLTVQGCPLRDKITADVTAAVSGLPGVTGVRVALDVMSDAQRTDLRKMLRGGVDEPVIPFAQPGSLTRVYCVASGKGGVGKSSVTVNLAVAMAARGLSVGVVDADIYGHSIPRMLGTEARPTQVEKMIMPPQSHGVKLISIGMFTPGNTPVVWRGPMLHRALQQFLADVFWGDLDVLLLDLPPGTGDVAISVAQLVPNAEILVVTTPQQAAAEVAERAGSIALQTRQRVAGVIENMSYYELPDGTRADIFGSGGGAAVAASLTAAVGADVPLLGQVPLDPRLREQGDAGTPIVLAHPESPAAGVLTDVARQLSVRSRGLAGRLLNVSPR, from the coding sequence GTGTTCCCTACTGCTGACGACGTGCGCAAGGCGCTGGCCGGCGTGCACGACCCCGAGATCAAGCGTCCGATCACCGAGTTGGGCATGGTGAAAGACGTCGTGGTCGGCAAGGACGGCGTCGTCGACGTCGCCGTCTACCTGACCGTCCAGGGGTGTCCGCTGCGGGACAAGATCACCGCGGACGTGACGGCGGCCGTCTCGGGACTGCCCGGCGTGACCGGCGTGCGGGTGGCGTTGGACGTGATGTCCGACGCGCAGCGGACCGACCTGCGCAAGATGCTGCGCGGCGGCGTGGACGAGCCCGTGATCCCGTTCGCGCAGCCCGGGTCGTTGACGCGGGTGTACTGCGTGGCGTCGGGCAAGGGCGGCGTCGGCAAGTCGAGCGTGACGGTCAACCTGGCGGTGGCGATGGCCGCGCGCGGGCTGTCGGTCGGCGTGGTGGACGCGGACATCTACGGGCACTCGATCCCGCGGATGCTGGGCACCGAGGCGCGGCCGACCCAGGTCGAGAAGATGATCATGCCGCCGCAGTCGCACGGCGTGAAGCTGATCTCGATCGGGATGTTCACGCCCGGCAACACGCCCGTGGTGTGGCGCGGACCCATGCTGCACCGGGCGTTGCAGCAGTTCCTGGCCGACGTGTTCTGGGGCGACCTGGACGTGCTGCTGCTGGACCTGCCGCCCGGTACCGGCGACGTGGCGATCTCCGTGGCGCAGCTCGTGCCCAACGCCGAGATCCTCGTGGTGACCACGCCGCAGCAGGCCGCCGCCGAGGTGGCGGAACGGGCCGGGTCGATCGCGTTGCAGACGCGGCAGCGGGTCGCGGGCGTGATCGAGAACATGTCGTACTACGAACTCCCCGACGGCACCCGGGCCGACATCTTCGGGTCGGGTGGGGGCGCGGCCGTGGCGGCTTCGCTGACCGCGGCCGTGGGCGCCGACGTGCCACTGCTGGGCCAGGTCCCGCTGGACCCGCGCCTGCGCGAGCAGGGGGACGCGGGCACCCCGATCGTGCTGGCCCACCCCGAGTCACCCGCCGCCGGCGTGCTCACCGACGTGGCACGCCAACTGTCCGTGCGCTCACGCGGCCTGGCCGGCCGCCTGCTCAACGTCTCCCCCCGCTGA
- a CDS encoding sec-independent translocase, whose product MFDSIGWVEILVIIVAGLFILGPERLPSAAAWVGKTLRQVREYATGARDQLKNEMGPEFESLRKPLEDLRELRNFDPKRAITKHLWDDLPEPTKANGHPAVQSSAPPSPQGARERERERPLQNGERPPYDPDAT is encoded by the coding sequence GTGTTCGACAGCATCGGCTGGGTCGAGATCCTCGTCATCATCGTCGCGGGCCTGTTCATCCTGGGACCGGAACGGCTGCCGTCGGCGGCGGCGTGGGTCGGCAAGACGCTGCGGCAGGTCCGCGAGTACGCCACGGGCGCACGCGACCAGCTCAAGAACGAGATGGGACCGGAGTTCGAGTCGCTCCGCAAACCCCTGGAAGACCTCAGGGAGCTGCGCAACTTCGACCCGAAACGCGCCATCACCAAGCACCTGTGGGACGACCTGCCCGAGCCCACCAAGGCCAACGGGCACCCGGCCGTCCAGTCGTCCGCCCCGCCGAGCCCTCAGGGCGCGCGGGAGCGGGAACGCGAGCGCCCCCTCCAGAACGGCGAGCGCCCCCCGTACGACCCCGACGCCACCTGA